CGGTCCTGCATCTCCGTTGATCGACGGTCAGATTCCCGAGACCGAGCGTCTCGCTGCCTGCTCCGGTAGTCCGATCCACTATCCTGGCTGTGGGGGCCGGGTTGTGCAGCCGTCGGTCGGGACGACGATCGAGACGAGGACGAAGACGACCGCTGGGAGCGTTGCTCCGTCGGCGGCTCACGCGTCTCCGTCCGCCGCTCACCGCCCGAACCGGTATCCCGACGGCGATCCGGCCGCCCCTCCGGCATCCGCCGGGGCTGGGGCCGAGACTGGCCACGTTCCTGTCGGGACCGGCGCTCGGACTCTCGCTGCTGCCGTCCGTCGTCGTACCCGCCGCCGCGACGATCCATCGATTCATCCCGCTGTGGCGGCTGCTGGCCCGAAAAGCCCTGACTGCGCTGGTGGCGACCCGCCGTCGACTGCCCCTGTCGCGGCCCCTGCTCTCGCCGCCGGTCGTCCTGTGTTCGTTGTGCTCCACTCCTGCCCCTGTCTCCCGACCGGCCGGATGCCGCCATCTCCGGCGGACGGTCGGACCGCCGGTCAGTCGACTCGTCCTGCCGATTCGCCCCGCGTCGCTCGCGACGTTCCTGTTGGCCCTCAGGTCGCGGCATCTCTCCGGTGTGATCCGGTCGCCGCGCCTGCCCGCCGTACTCGAGTGCAGCCGCGTTCTGCACGTCGGCGTCGGTCTCGAATCCCTGTTGTTGCTGCTGTCGTCGGTCGTCCTGGGCGCGATGCCCGCCAGTATCTCGGGGACGCCGTTCAGTCCGACCTGACTGTGACGACCGAGAGTGGGATTCGGAATCGATGGCCGAGCGGCCGGGTTCGTGCTGGTGGCGGTGGGTGTTGCGGTCCTGCGGTTGCCGTCGGCCCTGTCCTCGCGATTCACTGCGTCTGTGTCCGTCGTGGCCGCGATCCTGGCGTGACTGGCCACTCCGTTCTTGTCTCGGTTGCTGCCCACGTTCCTGTGACCGCTGTGACCGCTGTCGCCGCTGTGACCGCCCCTCCCGGCCGCGCCGGCGCTGTTGCTCGTCGACATCGACCGCTTCGTGTCCGCGCTCGTCGTACCGAGAACCGCCGCGGTCGTGGCGAGCCTGCCCACCGTACTCGAGTGAGTCGGCCTCGCCCAGGTCGGTCTCGAATCCCTGTCGTTGTCGTTGCCGCTGTCGCTGTCGCTGCTGGTGGCGCTGTTGCTGGTCGGTTCGAGCTCGCCGTCGGTCGTCTCGACCTCGCTGTCGGCCGCCCTCGCGACTACGCCCGTGTTGCTGCCCGCTATCGCGCTCGCCTCGCCGAGTGCCGTCGCGCGCTCGTCGGCCCTCCGGTTCGCGCCGCCCTTCGTCCTGTGGCCACTGCTCGCGCTCGCCGCGCGGTTGTGACCGTCGGTCGTCGCGGTAGCCCTGTTCGCGCTCGCCCGGGTTCGATGCCTCTCGCTCGTCCGATCGTCGGCGGTCGTTTCGGTTGTGTCGGTCGTTCATAGGTGATTGGTGTCCGGATCTGTCTGAACCGAGTGCTCGGTGCGTGCGCCGCGGTAGTGTTCGGTCGCGGCGCGACGAACTGTTCGCCGACTACAGTACGTGCGTCCGACGGGGATGCTACACAGATCGTGCGGATAAATCCTGAGCGTGCGTAAGCGTGCACCGGAGCTGATATCCGCCATCGACCGCTGAAACCGCCGTTGACGCGACCACCGCTAGTTCGACGCATCCGCTACCGTTTTCCCACATGTCCGCGATGTGCCCGTATGGACACCGCACTCGTCATCGGCGGTACGCGATTCATCGGCCGCCACCTCGTCTCGGAACTGCTCGAGCACGACTACGACGTCACCCTCCTCAACCGTGGCACCCGCGAGAACCCGTTCGCGGACGACGACCGCGTCGACCACATCGAGGGTGACCGCACCAACGACTCCGCACTCGAGGCCGCCGCGACGATCGACCCCGATGCCGTCTTCGACTGCGTCGCCTACTACCCGAAAGACGTGCAGGCAGCCACCCGCATCTTCGCCGACTGCGAAGCCTACGTCTACATTTCCAGCGGCGCAGCCTACGGCCGCGAGGAGATTCCCAAACGCGAAAACGAAACGCCACTCGAGTCCTGTTCGCCCGAGGAGGCCACCGACGACTCGGACGCGACTTACGGCAAGCGCAAGGCGGAGGGCGACCGCGCCATCGAGGCGGCTGCCAACCGCGGCGTGAACGCCATGTCTGTCCGCCCGTGTATCGTCTACGGGCCCGACGACTACACCGAACGGCTCGATTTCTGGATCGACCGGGTGAACCAGCACGACCGCGTCGTCGTGCCGGGTGACGGCACCAACGTCTGGCACCGAGCATTTGTCGACGACGTGGCGAGCGCGCTCCGCATCGTCGCCGAGCACGGCGAGGCCGGCGAGGCGTACAACGTCGGCGACCAGCGACTCGTGACGCTCGACGAGATGGTCGACCTGATCGCCGACGCACTTGACACCACCGTCGACATCGTCCACGCCGGGCCACGCGAACTCGCCGCCGGCGAGATTGACCCCACCGACTACCCACTCTATCGCGAGTACCCCCACGTGCTGTCGACGGCGAAACTCACCGCCCTCGGCTGGGAGTCGACACCACTCGAGTCGGCCATGGAACAGTCGGTCGAGGATCATCTCGAAAGCGACCGCGACGGACGAGAACAGGGGCCAGATCGGGAGGCGGAGGAGCGCGTGCTGGGGATACTCGAGACGCTCTGAACAGCGGACCTGGCGGAGAGACGGTTGTCGGAAAGACATTGTCGAGGAAAAACACGTATATCCCGGGGGTGACTCAGTCCACCTATGTTCGAGAAGTCGACGTGGATTCGGCTCCCCCGAAACGTCGTCGTCGGTCACGGCGTCCGGTCGTCGGTCGTCGAGGTCGTCGACGACTTACACCTGCAGGGACGGCCGCTGCTTGTGACGAGTCCAACGCCGCGACAGGTTGCCGCGGAACCGGTCGCCGCAGATTTCGAGGCGGCTGGCATCGACCCCGCGATCGTGACGATCGAATCCGCGACGTTCGATTCGGTCGAAACCGTCATCGAAACCGCAGAAGCGGAGGAGGTCTCTTACCTTATCGGCGTCGGCGGCGGCAAGGCCATCGACATTGCCAAGATGGCGAGCGACCACCTCGAGATGGGCTTTCTCTCGGTGCCGACGGCGGCGAGCCACGACGGCGTTATCAGCAACCGCGGCTCCGTCCCGGACGGAAACACCCGCCACAGCGTGGCAGCTGAGCCGCCGCTCGCGGTTGTCGCCGACACCGAAATCCTGGCCGAGGCACCCTGGGAGCTAACGACGGCGGGCTGTGCGGACATCATCTCGAACTACACCGCGGTGATGGACTGGCGGCTCGCAAAGCGGCTCAAGAACGCCGAATATTCCGAGTACGCCGCGGCACTCTCGGAGATGACCGCCGAAATTCTCGTGGACAACGCCGACCTCATTCGGCCGGGACTCGAGGAGTCCGCCTGGGTCGTCACGAAGGCGCTCATGTCCTCCGGCGTCGCGATGAGTATCGCCGACTCCTCGCGACCGGCAAGCGGTGCGGAGCACCTTTTCTCCCACCAACTCGACCGAATCGCGCCTACTGCGGCACTGCACGGCCACCAGGTCGGCGTCGGATCGATCATGACGGCCTACCTGCACGGCGGCGAGCGCGGCATCTGGCGGGATATCCGCGACGCGCTCGCGAGCATCGACGCGCCGACGACCGCAGCGGAACTCGACATCGACGACGAGACGGTGATCGAGGCGTTAACGACCTGCCACGAGATTCGCGACCGCTATACGATTTTGGGTGATGGGATGGACGAGCACGCGGCTCGCGAGGTTGCGACGAAGACTGGCGTTATTTCTTGAAAGGGTCTCTGTAACGCCGTTTTCGGTGTTCTCGAAGTCGTCCCAAAAAGCGCCAACAGTACCAGTAAATCGGTACCAGCTGTTTCGCGCTCGGGTGGATTTGTTTTGACATTCCCATAGTGACGACACACTTATTATTTGACACCCTCCATACACACATATGTCGGTTCCCCGTCGTATGATGGGAGCGGCCCTCCTCGGAGTAGTAGCCGGCTGTCTCTCAATCGGTCCTGGAGCCGAAAACAACACTGGCGACGAACACGAGGCGGCCGACGAATCTGACTCTGAAACGAACGAGGAAGACGAAAACGACTGTCGAACCACTACGACCGCACGTGTGTACCTTCGAGGTGAGTTCGTTTCCGAATCCGAGCGGCCCGACGACAAGCACGTGTACGACAGCGACGACGATCGGTTCGACGGCGTTGAACTGTTCGAGGTCCTCTTCGACGCGGCGAGAGACATCCCAGAGGAAGAGCGGTCCGACGGAACGAGCACAGTGACCACGATCGGCGACGGTGGACTGACAGGAGTAGCGCCAGACGATGACCGTGCAACCGCTGCTGAAGCAGCCTACCATACCGAGCCAGCACCACCAACGGATGCGCTCTACGTCGAAGACGAAGCGTTCGTACTCAGAGTTCGGCTGCACAAAGAGCAAGACGAAGCCGAACAGTGTTGACCACCTCAAGGACTTCTGGGCGGAGATCTAACGCGGTACAGGTATCGCTCAGCCGGTCGCAGTTGCACCAAAACCGTCGTCCAGCGACCGGGTCGTGCTCAATCTGCTACTCAATTCTACTCACGGGATCGTCGCCGACGAGACACACGTATGGTCGCCGCTGAGTCGGCCGGGACGTGTTCGAAAAGCCGACGGGGACCCGTCGCCCGCGAAACGTCGCCACCGCCCACGCCGTGATGGATAACGCCGTTGATGTCATCGATGACCGCTACCCACAGAGGTTTGTCCCCGCTACCGCTGAAACCGCTGCGTCCCGAGCAGCGACATCGCGAGCGCGACGACACCACCGATCGCCAAATGCGCCCAGTAGGTCGTCAGCCGGTAGAGGATCGCTCCCGCCGTCGCCACATCCGCCGGAACGCCTGCCGTGGCGACGAGCAAACTCGCCAGCACAACCTCGATGCCGCCGCTCCCGCCGGGCAACGGCACGACGCCGCCGAACGACGCCAGCGGCGCACAGACGAACACCAGCGCCAGCGGCACGTCAACGCCCAGCGCGACCAGCCCGAAATACAGCGGCACCGCGTTGAACACCCAGCTCACGACCGCGATTCCGAACGCCGCGACGAGCGTCCGCGGCGACGCCTGAATCGCTTCTAGCGTCCCGAAGAAGCCGTCGATCCGACTCGTCAGCGCTCCCTCTAACTGCGTCAGCCGCGAGAACGGCAGTTTCCCCACCAGGGTTTCCGCGTGGCCGGCCAACTCGAGTGCCACGTGTCTCGCGACCCCGCGGTGGAAGACGATGACGACGACGCTCGCTGTGAGGAGTCCGCCGCCACCGAGGACGGCGAGGCTGGCACCGATGGAGTCGAGCGAGCCGTCGCCCGTGAGGACGAAGATGGCTGCGCCGAGGCCGGCGATGACGAGGCTGCCGATGACGTTGAATCCCTCCGCGGCGGCGACGGCGGCCAGGTTGTCCTCGAACTCGGAGTCGGAGTTGTTCGCGAGCAGGTAGGCGGTGACGGGGGTACCGGTCGAGCGACCCCAGGGAAGCGCGCTGCGGGCGAAGTAGCCCGAGAGATAGGCGGTCGCGAACGCGGTGCCGCGGGCTGCGCCTTCGACGGGTGCGAGGAGTCGTTTGACGAGCAGGCCCCGGAGCGCGAGCATGCCGAGACCGGTGAGAAGGGCAGCGGTGAGCGCCGCGGGATGGGCTTCGCGGACGTTGTCGAGGACGGCATCCCAGCCGACGCCGTAGATGAAGAGCCCAATGACTACGACGGCAACTGTGAGCCCGCCGACCGCCCGCCGCCAGTGCATACCTTCGCTACGCACCTGCAGCGGGTTAACGCCAGTGAATCGGAAGCGCTGGCCGTTTGTTAGTGTAGAGATGTGTTCTCGACTGCGAACGTCCTGACGCCTCAGACGTGCTCGTCGAGGAAATCTGCAATCTCAGAGTACGCTTCGATCCGGTTCTCGAGCTTCGAGAAGCCATGCCCCTCGTCGTCGAAGAGCAGTTTGCGGACCGGAACGCCCTGCTCCGCCGCCTCCTCGGCGATCTGTTCGGCCTCACCGACCGGCACGCGCGGGTCGTTCTCGCCGTGAAGGACGAACAGCGGTGCCTCGATCTGCTCGACGTTGTTGATCGGCGAAATTTCCTCCAGGAACTCCCGGTCCTCTGCGAGCGAGCCGTACTCCGCCTCGCGTAGTTCGCGACGCCAGTCGCCGGTGTTCTCGAGGAAAGTGACGAAGTTGGCGATGCCGACGATGTCGATGCCGGCTGCCCAGAGGTCGGGATACTCGGTCAGCGAGGCGAGCACCATGAAGCCGCCGTAGGAGCCGCCCTTCGCGACGATGCGGTCAGGATCGACGGCCGGGTGATTCTGCAACCACTCCACGCAGGCTTTGATGTCCGTGACGGAGTCCATCCGCTTTTCGACGTCATCGAGTGCGGCGTAGTCAGCTCCGTAGCCCGCCGAGCCGCGAACGTTCGGCTCGAAGTAGCCGTAGCCCCGGTCGAGGAAGTACTGCTTGACGCTGGAGAAAGATGGCCGGCGCTGGCTCTCGGGACCACCGTGGATGTCGACGATCACTGGCGCGCCGTCGTCGCTGCCAGCCCCGGCTTCGTTCTCCCCGTCCGGAAGCGTGAGAAAGCCCGGCACCTCCAGCCCGTCGAAGCTCTCGATGTGGACGAGTTCTGACTCGTCGAACGTCTCCCGCGGAATCCCCGCCGTCGGCGCGCTCGTCCAGCGCTCGGCCTCGCCGGTCTCGATATCGACGACGAAGACGTTCGTGTTGACCGTATCGCCGGTGGTCGACAGCGCGAATCGTTCGGCGTCAGGATCGAAGCTTACGCCGCCGGAAACGCCTCCCGGCAGGTCGGGTTCAGGGAACTCCTCGAATTCTGTGGGGGCGTCCGTATCGAACTCGCCGACGGTCAACTCCGTATAGCCCTCTACGTTCTGCGAGTAGACGAACCGCCCCGTCTCATCGTCCAGCGCAATGCCGTCGACGTTCCACTCGTCAGCGACGACGGACTCGAGTGCCCCCGACTCGAGATCGAGGTAGGCCAGATAGAGGGTATCGGTGTCGCCGTGGTCGGTCACAAGGTAG
The DNA window shown above is from Natrialba magadii ATCC 43099 and carries:
- a CDS encoding NAD-dependent epimerase/dehydratase family protein translates to MDTALVIGGTRFIGRHLVSELLEHDYDVTLLNRGTRENPFADDDRVDHIEGDRTNDSALEAAATIDPDAVFDCVAYYPKDVQAATRIFADCEAYVYISSGAAYGREEIPKRENETPLESCSPEEATDDSDATYGKRKAEGDRAIEAAANRGVNAMSVRPCIVYGPDDYTERLDFWIDRVNQHDRVVVPGDGTNVWHRAFVDDVASALRIVAEHGEAGEAYNVGDQRLVTLDEMVDLIADALDTTVDIVHAGPRELAAGEIDPTDYPLYREYPHVLSTAKLTALGWESTPLESAMEQSVEDHLESDRDGREQGPDREAEERVLGILETL
- a CDS encoding NAD(P)-dependent glycerol-1-phosphate dehydrogenase gives rise to the protein MFEKSTWIRLPRNVVVGHGVRSSVVEVVDDLHLQGRPLLVTSPTPRQVAAEPVAADFEAAGIDPAIVTIESATFDSVETVIETAEAEEVSYLIGVGGGKAIDIAKMASDHLEMGFLSVPTAASHDGVISNRGSVPDGNTRHSVAAEPPLAVVADTEILAEAPWELTTAGCADIISNYTAVMDWRLAKRLKNAEYSEYAAALSEMTAEILVDNADLIRPGLEESAWVVTKALMSSGVAMSIADSSRPASGAEHLFSHQLDRIAPTAALHGHQVGVGSIMTAYLHGGERGIWRDIRDALASIDAPTTAAELDIDDETVIEALTTCHEIRDRYTILGDGMDEHAAREVATKTGVIS
- a CDS encoding lysylphosphatidylglycerol synthase transmembrane domain-containing protein — encoded protein: MHWRRAVGGLTVAVVVIGLFIYGVGWDAVLDNVREAHPAALTAALLTGLGMLALRGLLVKRLLAPVEGAARGTAFATAYLSGYFARSALPWGRSTGTPVTAYLLANNSDSEFEDNLAAVAAAEGFNVIGSLVIAGLGAAIFVLTGDGSLDSIGASLAVLGGGGLLTASVVVIVFHRGVARHVALELAGHAETLVGKLPFSRLTQLEGALTSRIDGFFGTLEAIQASPRTLVAAFGIAVVSWVFNAVPLYFGLVALGVDVPLALVFVCAPLASFGGVVPLPGGSGGIEVVLASLLVATAGVPADVATAGAILYRLTTYWAHLAIGGVVALAMSLLGTQRFQR
- a CDS encoding S9 family peptidase, coding for MAAYEIERYLNIRSAYGASFGPDGDELSFLMDTTGTPQVWTLTGPREWPEQRTFADERVTFASWSPERPELIFGMDEGGNERAQLFRLDAETGTIENVTAMPDAKHRWGGWSHDGDQFAFTSNRRDEAVFDVYVQDRDETGDEAALVYEGDGWLSLSGWSPDDSRLLVSQAYSNFDQDLYVLDLEAEKPTLEHLTPHEGDVRYQSASWAPDGEGIYLVTDHGDTDTLYLAYLDLESGALESVVADEWNVDGIALDDETGRFVYSQNVEGYTELTVGEFDTDAPTEFEEFPEPDLPGGVSGGVSFDPDAERFALSTTGDTVNTNVFVVDIETGEAERWTSAPTAGIPRETFDESELVHIESFDGLEVPGFLTLPDGENEAGAGSDDGAPVIVDIHGGPESQRRPSFSSVKQYFLDRGYGYFEPNVRGSAGYGADYAALDDVEKRMDSVTDIKACVEWLQNHPAVDPDRIVAKGGSYGGFMVLASLTEYPDLWAAGIDIVGIANFVTFLENTGDWRRELREAEYGSLAEDREFLEEISPINNVEQIEAPLFVLHGENDPRVPVGEAEQIAEEAAEQGVPVRKLLFDDEGHGFSKLENRIEAYSEIADFLDEHV